A genome region from Dolichospermum compactum NIES-806 includes the following:
- a CDS encoding glycosyltransferase family 4 protein has protein sequence MKVVVALEHRFNRTPDGIVWTHTQFPYSFWQRYLEVFDHVRVVARVQDVLSVPSDWRESNGDRVSFAPMPYYIGPAQYLWRSLQIKRAAQQAVNTEDAVIFRVDSTIASCIEPKLRATKHPYGVEVVCDPYDVFAPGSIRHPLRPVFRWWFPQVLRRQCVGACGAAYVTESALQKRYPPGKQAFSTHYSSIDLPDEAFVSVPRSPKQESQIFTIIFVGTLAQLYKAPDILIDAVANCVQEGLKLKLVLVGDGKHRKELEMRAAKLDLGDYVDFRGQLSSGQAVRTELDQADLFILASHQEGLPRAMIEAMARALPCIGSTVGGIPELLPPEDIVPPADVAALSSKIWEVVTNPERMTRMSSRNLEKAKEYRNEILRERQIAFYRYVRKSTEIWLNAQK, from the coding sequence ATGAAAGTTGTCGTTGCACTTGAACATCGTTTTAATCGGACACCAGATGGGATTGTCTGGACACATACTCAGTTTCCATATTCATTTTGGCAGAGGTATCTAGAGGTTTTTGATCATGTGCGGGTGGTTGCCCGTGTTCAGGATGTCCTCTCAGTGCCGTCTGATTGGAGGGAGTCCAATGGCGATCGCGTTTCTTTTGCTCCTATGCCCTACTACATTGGACCAGCGCAGTATTTATGGCGATCTCTTCAGATTAAACGGGCTGCCCAACAAGCGGTAAACACAGAAGATGCAGTGATTTTTAGAGTAGATTCGACAATTGCTTCGTGTATTGAACCGAAACTACGAGCTACGAAACATCCCTATGGTGTAGAAGTGGTTTGTGATCCCTATGATGTCTTTGCGCCTGGTTCTATTAGGCATCCCTTGCGTCCGGTTTTCCGTTGGTGGTTTCCTCAGGTATTGCGGCGACAATGTGTTGGAGCTTGTGGAGCAGCTTATGTTACCGAAAGTGCTTTACAAAAGCGGTATCCACCAGGAAAACAGGCTTTTTCAACACATTACTCAAGTATAGATTTACCTGATGAAGCTTTTGTATCTGTTCCTCGCTCCCCTAAACAGGAAAGTCAGATTTTTACCATTATCTTTGTAGGGACATTAGCACAACTTTATAAAGCACCAGATATATTAATTGATGCTGTTGCTAATTGTGTACAGGAAGGACTGAAACTGAAACTAGTTCTTGTTGGAGATGGTAAGCATCGAAAAGAATTGGAAATGCGAGCAGCGAAGTTAGATTTAGGAGATTATGTAGATTTTCGGGGTCAGTTATCCTCAGGACAAGCTGTGCGTACTGAATTGGATCAGGCGGATCTGTTTATCTTAGCATCTCATCAAGAAGGTTTACCCAGAGCAATGATTGAGGCCATGGCACGGGCATTACCATGTATTGGTTCTACGGTAGGAGGCATTCCTGAACTGCTACCACCAGAGGATATAGTTCCACCTGCTGATGTCGCTGCTTTGTCCAGCAAAATTTGGGAAGTTGTGACTAACCCAGAACGCATGACGCGAATGTCATCTCGTAACTTAGAGAAAGCTAAAGAGTATAGAAATGAAATACTCCGGGAAAGGCAAATTGCTTTCTACCGTTATGTACGAAAAAGTACAGAAATATGGCTGAATGCACAAAAATAA
- a CDS encoding glycosyltransferase — MNQQQSKFDTRIHILFFVPTLGGGGAEMHLLRIINHLDPQKFRFSLALSRSGGSYESDLPKCVKLHFLNTGKTNSSIIRTIRSIAPLRQLIQEEKPDILCSIMDHANVVAALAARDLPKRTKVVLCVQNPPTVEHQPSWHITNFVLLSLIPRLYPQADQVIALSQGVAEDLISICPKISKLDVIYNAGWDSRVLTGAAECIHQEDLPANVPLIVACGRLTDQKGFPYLIDALAQVRQVIPAHLWIIGEGKQRGMLEKQIQQLGLNDCVRLLGFQSNPYKYMAAADIFVLSSLYEGFGNVIVEAMACGTPVIATDCPYGPGEIIENGVNGILIPPANVEAIAEAVIRLLTTDSELKLKLSENGKSRSQQFHAQVIASTYEKMFLGNSCIN; from the coding sequence ATGAACCAACAACAAAGTAAATTTGATACTCGAATACATATACTATTCTTTGTTCCCACCCTTGGTGGTGGTGGTGCAGAGATGCATTTATTGCGAATCATCAATCACCTTGATCCTCAAAAGTTTCGTTTTTCCCTGGCTTTATCTCGGTCTGGTGGTTCTTATGAATCTGACTTACCCAAGTGTGTCAAATTACATTTTTTAAATACAGGAAAAACTAATTCCAGCATTATCCGAACCATACGGTCAATAGCTCCACTTCGCCAACTTATTCAAGAGGAAAAGCCTGATATTCTCTGCTCAATCATGGATCACGCCAATGTAGTCGCAGCTTTAGCTGCTCGTGATCTGCCCAAACGTACAAAGGTTGTTCTCTGTGTTCAAAATCCTCCCACTGTTGAGCATCAACCCTCTTGGCATATTACTAACTTTGTGCTGTTATCACTAATTCCTAGGCTTTATCCACAAGCAGATCAGGTAATTGCCCTTTCTCAGGGTGTAGCTGAGGATTTAATTAGCATCTGTCCAAAAATTAGCAAATTAGATGTAATTTATAACGCTGGCTGGGATAGTAGGGTCTTGACTGGTGCGGCAGAGTGTATCCATCAGGAAGATTTACCAGCAAACGTGCCGCTAATTGTCGCCTGTGGACGACTGACTGATCAAAAAGGTTTTCCCTATTTGATTGATGCTTTAGCACAGGTGCGGCAAGTCATACCAGCACATTTGTGGATTATTGGGGAAGGGAAACAGCGCGGGATGCTAGAAAAACAAATTCAACAACTAGGATTAAATGATTGTGTCCGGTTACTAGGCTTTCAAAGTAACCCATACAAATATATGGCAGCGGCAGATATTTTTGTGCTGTCATCTCTCTATGAAGGTTTTGGAAATGTGATTGTAGAAGCTATGGCCTGTGGCACTCCCGTGATTGCGACAGATTGTCCCTATGGTCCAGGGGAAATTATTGAAAATGGTGTCAATGGTATTCTTATACCTCCGGCAAATGTGGAAGCTATAGCAGAAGCTGTTATTAGACTGCTAACAACAGATTCAGAATTAAAGCTGAAATTGTCTGAAAACGGAAAAAGCCGCTCTCAACAGTTTCATGCTCAGGTGATTGCGTCTACTTACGAGAAAATGTTTTTAGGTAATTCTTGTATTAATTAA
- the asnB gene encoding asparagine synthase (glutamine-hydrolyzing) has translation MCGIAGFWDISRQISTDYLPIIVQQMSKLLIHRGPDDGGSWVDGEVGIALGHRRLSIVDLSPQGHQPMISTDGRYVIVFNGEVYNFPELRKQLQILGYSFRSDSDTEVMLSSFCQWGVLEATKRFNGMFAFAVWDRQERVLHLGRDRIGEKPLYYGWCGHTFIFASELKAFKVHPDFQPEINRDALDLFLRFSYIPEPYSIYQGIYKLPPATLLSWNGKTTDPQPVTYWSAKTVAESGVAYLFTGSENEAIVHLEVLLKDAVKMRMLADVPLGAFLSGGIDSSTIVALMQAQSQQPVKTFSIGFHEQNYNEAEYAKSVARHLGTDHTELYVTANETMGVIPKLPSLYDEPFADPSQVPTFLVSQLARNHVTVSLSGDGGDELFAGYKRYFLARSIWQKMGWIPQTVRYSTAKALTSVSSQTWNRGFEGVNAILPAKLNLGDKLHKLADVLAVSSPDIMYAGLVSHLKESEKVVIGSSELSTVVSDCNFGSSLPNFTERMMYWDLINYLPGDILVKLDRATMGVSLEGRIPFLDHRVVEFAWQIPLSMKIRGNKGKWLLRQVLYKYVPRELIERPKMGFGIPIGAWLRGPLRAWAEDLLDESRLRREGYLHPQPIRQKWDEHQNGDRNWQHHLWVILMFQAWLAEKSAGN, from the coding sequence ATGTGTGGAATAGCTGGTTTTTGGGATATATCTAGACAAATCAGCACAGATTATCTACCAATAATTGTGCAGCAAATGTCAAAGTTATTAATTCATCGTGGTCCAGATGATGGTGGCAGTTGGGTTGATGGAGAGGTCGGAATTGCTCTAGGACACCGACGACTATCTATAGTAGACCTTTCACCACAAGGACATCAACCGATGATATCTACTGATGGTCGGTATGTCATTGTTTTCAATGGTGAAGTTTATAATTTCCCAGAATTAAGAAAGCAGTTACAAATTCTTGGATATAGCTTTCGCAGTGATTCTGACACGGAGGTCATGTTATCTAGCTTCTGTCAATGGGGAGTTTTAGAAGCAACCAAGCGTTTCAATGGGATGTTTGCTTTTGCTGTATGGGATCGTCAAGAACGGGTTTTACATTTGGGGCGCGATCGCATCGGCGAAAAGCCGCTATATTATGGTTGGTGCGGTCATACTTTTATATTTGCCTCAGAATTAAAAGCTTTCAAAGTCCATCCTGATTTTCAGCCAGAAATTAACCGCGATGCTTTGGATTTATTCCTCCGGTTTTCCTATATTCCTGAGCCTTATTCAATCTATCAAGGCATCTATAAATTACCACCCGCAACTCTCCTCAGTTGGAATGGGAAAACAACTGATCCCCAGCCAGTAACCTACTGGTCTGCAAAAACAGTTGCCGAATCAGGTGTTGCTTATCTCTTCACAGGCTCAGAAAATGAAGCTATAGTACACCTGGAGGTGCTACTAAAAGATGCAGTAAAAATGCGAATGCTGGCAGATGTGCCTTTAGGTGCTTTTCTATCAGGTGGTATAGACTCTTCGACAATTGTGGCTTTGATGCAGGCTCAAAGTCAGCAACCTGTGAAAACTTTCAGCATCGGTTTTCACGAACAAAATTATAACGAGGCTGAATATGCTAAATCTGTGGCACGGCACTTAGGTACAGACCATACAGAACTTTATGTAACCGCAAATGAAACTATGGGAGTAATTCCCAAATTACCAAGTTTATATGATGAGCCATTTGCCGATCCTTCCCAAGTTCCTACATTTTTAGTATCTCAACTGGCCAGAAATCATGTCACCGTCAGTCTTTCTGGTGATGGAGGTGATGAATTATTTGCTGGATATAAGCGCTATTTTTTAGCCCGGAGTATTTGGCAGAAGATGGGCTGGATACCGCAAACAGTTCGTTATTCTACGGCAAAAGCTTTAACTAGTGTTTCTTCCCAGACTTGGAATCGAGGTTTTGAGGGTGTAAATGCCATATTGCCAGCAAAATTAAATCTTGGCGATAAATTACATAAGTTGGCAGATGTTTTAGCAGTTTCCAGCCCCGATATTATGTATGCTGGTTTGGTGTCCCATCTGAAAGAATCAGAAAAAGTTGTCATTGGTAGTTCCGAACTCAGCACAGTTGTTAGTGACTGCAATTTCGGGTCAAGTTTACCGAATTTCACAGAACGCATGATGTACTGGGATTTAATCAATTACTTGCCTGGTGATATCTTGGTAAAATTAGATCGTGCCACTATGGGTGTGAGTCTTGAAGGTCGCATACCTTTTTTAGATCATCGGGTTGTGGAATTTGCTTGGCAAATCCCCCTATCCATGAAAATACGTGGTAATAAAGGTAAATGGTTGTTACGACAGGTTTTATATAAGTACGTACCCAGGGAATTAATTGAGCGTCCAAAAATGGGTTTTGGTATTCCGATTGGTGCATGGTTGCGTGGACCTTTACGAGCATGGGCAGAAGATTTGCT